Proteins encoded together in one Streptomyces sp. B1I3 window:
- a CDS encoding TIGR02680 family protein, translated as MTTDARGLVPLPRSGAATTVGPTRDGGTRFRLHRAGIQNVWQYDEQEFSFGDGRLLLRGKNGAGKSKALEMLLPYLLDGDSRALDATGTGRTTLAWLMLDGFEQTNRLGYLWVEFRGTADDGGHRHLTLGAAIRASKSTQKALPTFFVTPLRIGEDLHLVEAGKPLPVDRLKEIVGSDNTTDRAVQHRSRVARELFGITDATRYRNLTQLLHRLRRPTVGDRIEHGGLVSLLSETLPGLDEDVVEKVARNLHDLDAVRDELGRLERTDAALRTFLTSYRGYLAGVLRTSAQSVSHELGVLAQRRRAAGDAAQRTSDLRTQEEESEGRLETLRDEEQNARTDLAALHASHAYRSLRELSERRSTVEALHTAAAAAFTTLSNAHDTEEGSAERLAEGVEHLGSRLAELGSEHRELLTQAEKAGLPTGHLGEAVALPRTVLAQATETALTTPDGETRAVRHRSAARVDTVTAQEGLRSWQDQLQDAETVARNRARMVQEVTRLIARADEARGAAAQADAERERLEGEAEEAVGHLDGSRQKVAEESGAYSCQVAEWAVRTRTALGPDLPSLDAVHATVGHETSTDAPFVDRTLPPAIDSQAWRTAQAALEPYGEELTGRRDTLALDVGRLGEELDRLAEQKRDWERRTDPEPPAPHHRAAARKPGSGAPFYRLVDFVDELAPTDRAGLEGALEASGILDAWVSADGVLLDSRIRDTLLQQGPVLSDGPTLASALRPAPEPGCGITTEQVEGLLASIALASTQETSAHNAVFFDGSWRLGILNGRYDKGDTEYVGAAVRAETRRRILAELEERTTQTEQRLDDVREALAVADATRRALTLAERDFPRARNLADAWSRTESAERTLRGLTAKATRAARLAEETRALAVSARTEADSTATAHDLPGDPATLDSVRTALTGLLGGIGHLRRAVSGTGGRLGTNQADADRYGRAQGDRLAADESYRLNLAGLRTAEQDLRTREEAIGSSEEEILSREQEAKQRIANADRALPGAQKARDDLHDQRVRAEEDEKRLRGTLADQETTVIDTGSALRTALGRPEVVLGAGLDRSSLPEYVSDDPGADVRSRLRALRALADAVEQALGRPKGEVSDSTLLNRHTDLRDQLAGGFDAQLEERDGIKVCRLVDDHGSHDVAAVGERIAVQATEARGRLTEREREVFQRFLTGELGDHLSAQVITAANLVAALNDTLRTVRTSHGLGVELLWKLDEDVDADVRAAVELLRSPSSLRTREQTEQLREVLQRRIEDARRADPSAGYAAHLRTALDYRDWFRFHTFVVEDAAPGRHRKLTGRTGLSQGEQRVLSYLVLFAAAAAHFSSLAESAPHAPRLILLDDAFAKVDEPTHGRLGRILVDLDLDFVLTSERLMGNWPEVPSLHIYECLRDPHVRGVATLHYTWNGRHRRLVSV; from the coding sequence ATGACCACCGACGCGCGTGGCCTCGTTCCGCTGCCGCGTTCCGGAGCTGCGACAACCGTCGGCCCCACAAGAGACGGCGGCACCCGCTTCCGGCTGCACCGGGCGGGCATCCAGAACGTCTGGCAGTACGACGAGCAGGAGTTCTCCTTCGGCGACGGACGGCTGCTGCTGCGTGGCAAGAACGGTGCGGGCAAGTCCAAGGCCCTGGAGATGCTGCTTCCGTACCTTCTGGACGGCGACTCCCGGGCACTGGACGCGACAGGCACCGGCCGCACCACGCTCGCGTGGCTGATGCTGGACGGGTTCGAGCAGACCAACCGTCTCGGGTATCTGTGGGTGGAGTTCCGGGGCACAGCCGACGACGGCGGTCACCGCCACCTGACGCTCGGCGCCGCCATCCGCGCCTCGAAGTCGACGCAGAAGGCGCTGCCGACGTTCTTCGTCACCCCGCTGCGGATCGGTGAGGACCTGCATCTGGTCGAGGCGGGCAAGCCGCTACCGGTCGACCGGCTCAAGGAGATCGTCGGCTCCGACAACACGACCGACCGTGCGGTCCAGCACCGCTCACGAGTGGCCCGGGAACTGTTCGGCATCACCGACGCGACGCGTTACCGCAACCTCACACAGCTCCTCCACCGGCTGCGGCGCCCGACAGTCGGCGACCGCATCGAACACGGGGGTCTGGTCTCCCTGCTGAGCGAGACCCTGCCAGGGCTCGACGAGGACGTGGTCGAGAAGGTAGCGCGCAACCTCCACGACCTCGACGCCGTACGGGACGAACTCGGCCGCCTGGAACGCACCGACGCGGCCTTGCGCACGTTTCTCACCAGTTACCGCGGCTACCTGGCCGGGGTCCTGCGCACTTCCGCCCAGAGCGTGAGCCACGAGCTGGGCGTCCTCGCACAGCGGCGCCGGGCGGCCGGAGACGCCGCACAGCGGACGAGCGACCTGAGGACGCAGGAGGAGGAGTCGGAGGGCCGACTGGAGACCCTGCGCGACGAAGAGCAGAACGCCCGGACCGACCTGGCCGCCCTGCACGCCAGTCACGCCTACCGCAGCCTGCGCGAACTATCGGAGCGCCGCAGCACGGTGGAGGCGCTGCACACCGCCGCCGCGGCTGCGTTCACGACCTTGAGCAACGCGCACGATACGGAGGAGGGCTCGGCCGAGCGACTGGCCGAAGGCGTCGAACACCTCGGAAGCCGACTGGCCGAGCTGGGAAGCGAACATCGGGAGCTGCTGACGCAGGCGGAAAAGGCCGGGCTTCCCACCGGCCATCTCGGCGAGGCGGTGGCCCTGCCGCGAACGGTTCTCGCCCAGGCCACCGAAACCGCGTTGACGACTCCGGACGGGGAGACGCGCGCCGTACGGCACCGGTCGGCGGCCCGCGTGGACACGGTCACGGCTCAGGAAGGACTGCGGTCCTGGCAGGACCAGTTGCAGGACGCCGAGACGGTCGCGAGAAATCGGGCCCGGATGGTTCAGGAGGTGACCCGCCTCATCGCACGGGCGGACGAGGCCCGGGGCGCGGCAGCTCAGGCCGATGCCGAGCGCGAACGGCTAGAGGGCGAGGCGGAAGAGGCCGTCGGCCACCTCGACGGCAGCCGTCAGAAGGTCGCCGAGGAGAGCGGCGCCTACTCCTGTCAAGTCGCCGAGTGGGCGGTGCGCACTCGGACTGCACTGGGTCCCGACCTGCCGTCGCTGGACGCCGTCCACGCCACTGTCGGCCACGAGACCTCTACTGACGCGCCGTTCGTAGACCGCACACTGCCGCCCGCCATCGACAGCCAGGCGTGGCGGACCGCTCAGGCCGCGTTGGAGCCGTACGGCGAGGAACTCACCGGACGCCGGGACACATTGGCGCTCGACGTCGGCCGACTCGGTGAGGAACTCGACCGTCTGGCGGAGCAGAAGCGGGACTGGGAGCGACGTACCGACCCCGAGCCGCCGGCCCCACACCATCGTGCCGCCGCGAGGAAGCCGGGCAGTGGAGCACCTTTCTACCGGCTCGTGGACTTCGTGGACGAGCTGGCGCCGACCGACCGAGCTGGTCTGGAAGGGGCGCTGGAGGCGAGTGGAATCCTGGACGCGTGGGTGAGTGCGGACGGCGTCCTGCTCGATTCACGCATCCGGGACACTCTTCTCCAGCAGGGTCCCGTGCTGTCCGACGGACCGACTCTCGCCTCGGCCTTGCGCCCAGCCCCTGAACCGGGTTGCGGCATCACAACCGAGCAGGTTGAGGGTCTGCTGGCCAGCATTGCACTCGCATCGACACAAGAGACTTCCGCACACAATGCGGTTTTTTTCGACGGCAGTTGGCGTCTGGGCATACTCAACGGTCGCTACGACAAGGGCGACACCGAGTACGTTGGGGCCGCCGTACGGGCCGAGACTCGGCGTCGCATCCTCGCCGAGTTGGAGGAGCGAACCACGCAGACGGAACAGCGGCTGGACGACGTTCGCGAAGCGCTCGCCGTAGCCGATGCCACGCGTCGGGCTCTCACGCTCGCAGAACGGGATTTCCCCAGGGCGCGGAATCTCGCGGACGCATGGAGCAGAACCGAGTCAGCAGAACGGACCCTGCGCGGCCTGACCGCCAAGGCGACCCGCGCGGCGCGGCTGGCCGAGGAGACACGCGCTCTCGCGGTATCGGCGCGGACCGAGGCGGATTCCACTGCGACCGCCCACGACCTGCCCGGCGACCCGGCCACCCTAGACAGTGTGCGCACCGCACTGACCGGCCTGCTCGGCGGTATCGGGCATCTGCGCAGGGCCGTCAGCGGCACTGGTGGGCGGCTCGGTACCAACCAGGCCGATGCCGACCGGTACGGACGAGCCCAAGGGGATCGCCTGGCCGCGGACGAGAGCTACCGGCTCAACCTCGCCGGACTGCGCACCGCTGAGCAGGACCTGCGTACCCGCGAAGAGGCCATCGGATCGTCCGAGGAAGAGATCCTCTCCCGCGAGCAGGAGGCCAAACAGCGCATCGCGAACGCCGACCGCGCCCTGCCCGGGGCGCAGAAAGCCCGCGACGACCTCCACGACCAGCGCGTGCGCGCGGAAGAGGACGAGAAGCGCCTGCGCGGAACCCTGGCGGACCAGGAAACGACGGTCATCGACACCGGCAGCGCTCTTCGCACTGCTCTCGGCCGACCGGAGGTGGTGCTCGGCGCCGGCCTCGACCGGTCCTCGCTGCCCGAGTACGTGTCGGACGATCCCGGCGCGGACGTGCGCAGCCGTCTGCGAGCGCTGCGGGCCCTCGCCGACGCCGTGGAGCAAGCCCTCGGCCGCCCGAAGGGCGAGGTGTCGGACAGCACCCTGCTCAACCGTCACACCGATCTTCGAGATCAACTGGCCGGTGGGTTCGATGCGCAGCTGGAGGAGCGCGACGGGATCAAAGTGTGCCGGCTGGTCGACGACCACGGGTCTCATGACGTCGCGGCTGTGGGCGAGCGGATCGCGGTTCAGGCCACGGAGGCCCGAGGGCGGCTCACCGAGCGCGAACGTGAGGTCTTCCAGCGGTTCCTGACCGGCGAGCTAGGCGACCACCTCTCGGCGCAGGTCATCACCGCTGCGAACCTGGTCGCGGCTCTCAACGACACCTTGCGGACCGTGCGCACCTCCCACGGCCTCGGCGTCGAGCTGCTGTGGAAGCTGGACGAGGATGTGGACGCGGATGTACGCGCGGCCGTCGAGCTGCTGCGCAGTCCGTCGAGCCTCAGGACGCGCGAGCAGACCGAGCAGCTGCGCGAGGTGCTGCAACGCCGGATCGAGGACGCCCGCCGTGCCGACCCATCGGCCGGTTACGCCGCCCATCTGCGGACCGCGCTGGACTACCGCGACTGGTTCCGCTTCCACACTTTCGTGGTCGAGGACGCGGCCCCAGGCCGCCATAGGAAACTGACCGGCCGGACGGGGCTCAGCCAGGGCGAACAACGCGTGCTTTCCTACCTCGTGCTCTTCGCCGCAGCAGCCGCCCACTTCAGCAGCCTCGCCGAATCGGCACCTCACGCACCACGCCTGATCCTCCTGGACGACGCCTTCGCCAAGGTCGATGAACCCACCCACGGCCGACTGGGCCGTATCCTCGTCGACCTCGATCTCGACTTCGTCCTCACCAGCGAGCGGCTCATGGGCAACTGGCCCGAGGTTCCGTCCCTGCACATCTACGAGTGCCTTCGTGATCCCCACGTACGCGGGGTGGCCACCCTGCACTACACCTGGAACGGTCGGCACCGGCGTCTGGTGTCCGTATGA
- a CDS encoding TIGR02678 family protein, which produces MTLPSTHDVALAAERRTAARLLLAHPLVASDGPHADLFPLIRRHADWLGKRFQQVLGYRLLVDSSYARLFKAGLGAGSGHRLERSTGTPFTPPTYACLALALSVLVTAPEQMLLSHLVADIRAASADAGIELEGTGRAAGKRTLVAALRQLVDWGVLIETEGQVAALAQETGGEALITIDRELARVVVAGPLSQARNGADLVRRAADPGFGGPRTYVRRMLVETPVVHLDELTDAERDWLRTRQRREAQAFSELLGLEMEIRAEGVVLVDPEEELTDLHLPGTGTVAQAALLLAERLVERLRPQEPGHPATGGTLIIGVAVSDGLVDEVLAELITEYGQRSNWQRGYLEDLPSLREAVLDLLVRMRLMARAGQLRAEGEGLPEGYVEEASEGRTVTDVHGARPGGDGWVLLAAAARYATQVMVRPATSVGKDTDVQEELPL; this is translated from the coding sequence ATGACCCTCCCCTCGACTCACGACGTAGCCCTGGCAGCCGAGCGCCGCACCGCTGCCCGCTTGCTGCTCGCTCACCCGCTGGTCGCGTCGGACGGCCCCCACGCCGACCTCTTCCCGCTGATCCGCCGGCACGCCGACTGGCTGGGCAAACGGTTCCAGCAGGTGCTCGGCTACCGCCTGCTGGTCGACAGCTCCTACGCCCGGCTGTTCAAGGCGGGGCTGGGGGCGGGTTCGGGTCATCGGCTGGAGCGCTCCACCGGCACCCCGTTCACCCCACCCACGTACGCCTGCCTCGCGCTGGCCTTGTCCGTGCTGGTGACCGCGCCCGAGCAGATGCTGCTGTCCCACCTGGTCGCCGACATCAGGGCCGCCTCGGCCGACGCCGGGATCGAGCTGGAGGGAACGGGCCGGGCGGCTGGGAAGCGGACCCTGGTCGCGGCACTGCGCCAGCTCGTCGACTGGGGCGTGCTCATCGAGACCGAGGGCCAGGTGGCCGCACTCGCGCAGGAGACGGGCGGAGAAGCCCTGATCACGATAGACCGGGAGCTGGCACGCGTGGTCGTCGCCGGCCCGCTCTCCCAGGCTCGGAACGGCGCCGACCTGGTCCGGCGGGCAGCGGACCCGGGCTTCGGCGGACCACGCACCTACGTGCGCCGGATGCTCGTCGAGACACCCGTCGTCCACCTCGACGAGCTCACTGACGCCGAGCGTGACTGGCTGCGCACCCGGCAGCGCCGGGAGGCCCAGGCTTTCTCCGAACTCCTTGGTCTGGAGATGGAGATCCGTGCCGAGGGCGTGGTGCTGGTGGACCCCGAGGAAGAACTCACGGATCTGCACCTGCCGGGCACGGGGACCGTCGCACAGGCCGCGCTGCTGCTGGCGGAACGGCTCGTGGAACGCCTTCGGCCGCAGGAACCGGGGCATCCGGCGACCGGCGGGACACTCATCATCGGGGTGGCCGTCTCGGACGGCCTGGTGGACGAGGTGCTCGCCGAGCTCATCACCGAGTACGGGCAACGCAGCAACTGGCAACGCGGATACCTGGAAGACCTTCCCTCCCTGCGAGAGGCCGTACTGGACTTGCTGGTCCGCATGCGGCTGATGGCCCGCGCGGGCCAGCTGCGCGCCGAGGGCGAAGGACTGCCGGAGGGGTACGTCGAAGAGGCATCGGAAGGACGCACGGTGACCGATGTCCATGGCGCACGGCCCGGGGGCGACGGCTGGGTGCTGCTGGCTGCAGCGGCTCGCTACGCCACCCAAGTCATGGTGCGCCCGGCCACCTCAGTCGGCAAGGACACAGACGTTCAGGAGGAGTTGCCGCTATGA
- a CDS encoding TIGR02679 family protein: MSGLPAATRDWLKGPGLARLWQGARKRLESNGVQATGSLRLTAMNAQERNDLSLLLGKPLTGAAATIRLDVLDARLRASAAGLGLRRTLEELGPPLTDRRAARADVAARRERVWSSLSSSLDASPLADQEWPQQWYDLLRRTGVPKGVTPEAAIWTLQQAVQVLTALLGPEGTERNGTRGRGELAAMTTGSAHGLDDGTWLARVVQRGVALAHGTEFPDDAAGRRALWRLVSVTPDEVSSTVLTYGLRPVGEGWRERALRERADHHCEVHVTPRDLRDFRLQLPAATLIHICENPRVVEAAADAACVRPIVCTSGSAATVVVTLLDALAATGCRFAYHGDFDWPGIALANRVIRRYEALPWRMDTADYERLAARSQSEAIPQLALDGGPVDADWDPDLAPAMTALGVALHEEATLDLLVADLSCQV, translated from the coding sequence ATGAGCGGGCTGCCCGCCGCAACGCGCGACTGGCTGAAGGGACCCGGACTCGCCCGGCTGTGGCAGGGAGCACGTAAACGCCTGGAGAGCAACGGCGTACAGGCCACGGGTTCGCTCCGGCTGACCGCGATGAACGCCCAGGAACGCAACGATCTGTCCCTCCTACTGGGCAAACCCCTCACAGGTGCCGCTGCGACCATACGGCTCGACGTGCTCGACGCACGGCTACGCGCTTCAGCCGCCGGACTCGGACTCAGACGGACTCTGGAAGAACTCGGACCGCCACTCACCGACCGCCGTGCCGCCCGCGCGGACGTGGCGGCGCGGCGGGAGCGGGTGTGGTCGTCCCTTTCTTCGTCACTGGACGCCTCCCCGCTCGCTGACCAGGAATGGCCTCAGCAGTGGTACGACCTGCTGCGCCGTACCGGTGTTCCGAAAGGAGTGACACCTGAAGCGGCGATATGGACACTCCAGCAGGCGGTCCAAGTCCTCACCGCTCTCCTCGGCCCCGAAGGCACTGAACGCAACGGCACGCGCGGCCGAGGAGAACTCGCAGCCATGACGACCGGCTCCGCCCACGGCCTTGACGACGGCACCTGGCTCGCACGCGTCGTCCAACGCGGCGTCGCCCTCGCCCATGGCACCGAGTTCCCCGACGACGCCGCCGGCCGACGCGCTCTGTGGCGGCTGGTGTCCGTCACGCCGGACGAGGTCTCCAGCACGGTGCTCACCTACGGGCTGCGACCCGTCGGCGAGGGCTGGCGGGAGCGTGCTCTGCGGGAGCGGGCCGACCATCACTGCGAAGTTCATGTCACACCACGCGACCTCCGTGACTTCCGGCTGCAGCTCCCCGCCGCAACGCTCATTCACATCTGTGAGAATCCGCGTGTTGTGGAAGCCGCGGCGGACGCCGCCTGCGTCCGGCCCATCGTGTGCACCTCCGGCAGTGCCGCCACCGTGGTCGTCACGCTTCTCGACGCCCTCGCCGCCACGGGTTGCCGCTTCGCGTACCACGGCGACTTCGACTGGCCGGGGATCGCGCTGGCCAACCGGGTGATCCGCCGCTACGAAGCCCTGCCGTGGCGCATGGACACTGCGGACTACGAGCGCCTGGCCGCTCGCAGTCAATCCGAGGCCATCCCTCAACTGGCTCTCGACGGCGGGCCGGTCGACGCAGACTGGGACCCAGACCTCGCCCCCGCCATGACCGCCCTCGGCGTCGCGCTCCACGAGGAGGCCACCCTCGATCTGTTGGTGGCAGACCTGTCATGCCAGGTGTAG
- a CDS encoding TIGR02677 family protein, translated as MGASESGPGQDSDEEARRRLNAYTYLSAPERLEHVAIMRVFCGTLLADLAVPDIMVKLRQAGTFAAGLDADTLTVRLEQLVAWGNLLRSSRTVNASSISEYQRSRSRYQLSKLGERIQRDADGVLTEADAAREVSNELLALVERGLRELADLVTAPGGVEPQDGLERISTLFVQFAEFADSIRDFYAYLGQVLSRYDLDSAEYQGFKELLLDYVEAITEDVAFRAPRISAALDTLWPHIPALLDRLDSHAQGLNGISTQAQSESRPDIRIQRSRGREFADWEGLRGWFSNTDGQGSQVDQLRDATLRALQSLLANAKRMLRSATGGMSRRKDLLRLARWFDEAAPQDAHDIAVAAFGLYGARHLGIPPATDEVVPAYTSWWTGPVVEVPVALRERGSRAQRGRASAVEDHSAQKRLLREAARQRAAARAAAADELRSASGRFADVRLTSAALGLLLELLATALGNAQLSRPVSTDGERTAGFDLESASSEDAELRIRLTVRRTAGTRTMLYSADGDLLLDDLELDIGRTSAAVDGEAEASVS; from the coding sequence ATGGGGGCATCAGAATCCGGTCCGGGCCAGGACTCCGACGAGGAGGCACGGCGGCGGCTAAACGCGTACACGTACCTCAGCGCGCCCGAGCGGCTGGAGCACGTCGCGATCATGCGGGTCTTCTGCGGAACGCTGCTGGCGGATCTCGCCGTCCCGGACATCATGGTGAAACTGCGCCAGGCCGGAACTTTCGCCGCGGGGCTCGACGCCGACACCCTCACAGTCCGGCTGGAACAGCTGGTGGCCTGGGGAAACCTGCTGCGCAGCAGCCGCACGGTGAACGCGTCCAGCATCAGCGAGTACCAGCGTTCCCGCTCGCGCTACCAGCTGTCGAAACTGGGCGAACGTATCCAGCGGGACGCCGACGGGGTGCTGACCGAGGCCGACGCCGCCCGCGAGGTCAGCAACGAACTGCTGGCCCTGGTCGAGCGCGGACTACGGGAGCTGGCCGACCTCGTGACCGCGCCGGGCGGCGTCGAGCCGCAGGACGGGCTGGAGCGAATCAGCACGCTGTTCGTGCAGTTCGCCGAGTTCGCGGACTCCATACGCGACTTCTACGCCTACCTCGGCCAGGTGCTGTCCCGATACGACCTGGACAGCGCCGAGTACCAGGGCTTCAAGGAACTGCTCCTGGACTACGTCGAGGCGATCACGGAGGACGTGGCGTTCCGAGCGCCCCGGATCTCGGCGGCGTTGGACACGCTGTGGCCGCACATCCCGGCTCTGCTGGACCGGCTGGACTCCCACGCCCAGGGACTCAACGGGATCTCGACGCAGGCGCAGAGCGAAAGCCGCCCTGACATCCGGATCCAGCGCAGCCGGGGCCGCGAATTCGCGGACTGGGAGGGCCTGCGCGGCTGGTTCAGCAACACCGACGGCCAGGGCAGCCAGGTCGACCAGCTACGCGATGCCACTCTGCGCGCGTTGCAGTCGCTGCTCGCCAACGCCAAGCGAATGCTGCGGTCGGCCACCGGGGGGATGTCCCGGCGCAAGGATCTGCTGCGGCTGGCCCGCTGGTTCGACGAAGCGGCGCCGCAGGACGCACACGACATCGCCGTCGCCGCCTTCGGGCTGTACGGCGCCCGCCATCTGGGCATACCTCCGGCCACCGACGAGGTGGTGCCCGCCTACACGAGCTGGTGGACCGGTCCCGTGGTCGAGGTACCGGTGGCCCTGCGCGAGCGAGGCAGCCGGGCCCAGCGGGGGCGGGCCTCAGCGGTAGAGGACCACTCCGCGCAGAAGCGGCTGCTGAGGGAGGCAGCCCGTCAGCGGGCAGCGGCCAGAGCAGCGGCAGCCGACGAACTGCGCAGTGCGTCCGGCCGGTTCGCCGACGTACGACTCACCTCGGCGGCGCTCGGGCTGCTCCTGGAGCTGCTGGCCACGGCGCTCGGAAACGCACAGCTCAGCAGGCCCGTCAGCACGGACGGGGAGAGGACGGCGGGGTTCGACCTCGAGTCGGCCAGCAGTGAAGACGCCGAACTGCGTATCCGCCTCACCGTGCGCCGGACGGCAGGCACGCGAACGATGCTGTACTCGGCCGACGGCGACCTGCTGCTGGACGACCTGGAGCTGGACATCGGCCGCACCTCCGCCGCGGTCGACGGCGAAGCGGAGGCGAGCGTGTCATGA